One Actinomadura viridis genomic region harbors:
- a CDS encoding histidine phosphatase family protein yields the protein MTGVNALQWLTLIRHGESTGNLAHQAVQGTDAEETGITVRDPDIPLTDTGRAQAAALGRWLAALPEDERPTRVVSSPYVRALDTVRIALAQAPYEVGIEVDERLRDREQGVLEGLTPLGVRRRHPEEAERLNRLGKFYYRPPGGESWADLALRLRSLYRDLERDAPGERVLVAAHDAIIVMTRYVLEGLSEREILEIERTPIANCSVSRWNWLEGRLSAVSYNDCTHLTGASAATA from the coding sequence ATGACTGGCGTGAACGCGCTCCAGTGGCTGACCCTCATCCGGCACGGTGAAAGCACCGGCAATCTCGCCCACCAGGCGGTGCAGGGCACCGACGCGGAGGAAACGGGGATCACCGTGCGGGACCCCGACATCCCCCTCACCGACACCGGGCGCGCGCAGGCCGCCGCCCTCGGCCGCTGGCTGGCCGCGCTGCCCGAGGACGAGCGCCCGACCCGGGTCGTCAGCTCCCCGTACGTGCGGGCACTGGACACCGTGCGGATCGCCCTGGCCCAGGCCCCCTACGAGGTCGGCATCGAGGTGGACGAGCGGCTGCGCGACCGCGAGCAGGGCGTGCTGGAAGGGCTCACCCCGCTCGGCGTACGCCGCCGCCATCCGGAGGAGGCCGAGCGCCTGAACCGTCTCGGCAAGTTCTACTACCGGCCCCCCGGCGGGGAGTCCTGGGCCGACCTGGCGCTGCGGCTGCGCAGCCTCTACCGCGACCTGGAGCGGGACGCGCCCGGCGAACGCGTCCTGGTCGCGGCGCACGACGCGATCATCGTGATGACCCGTTACGTGCTGGAAGGCCTCTCCGAGCGGGAGATCCTGGAGATCGAGCGGACCCCGATCGCCAACTGCTCGGTGAGCCGCTGGAACTGGCTGGAGGGCCGGCTCAGCGCCGTCTCCTACAACGACTGCACCCACCTCACCGGAGCGAGCGCCGCCACCGCCTAG
- a CDS encoding helix-turn-helix domain-containing protein, translating into MARALSAVRDAVQRGDDDLPGGRRDASGRLVRRSISESWRRARRAGADPATPCAPRVYERDELAAARARHPLDPHLPMLRDLLRRFTDESEHIMVIADADAHTLWSEGAPAVLREADQVGLVEGFCWSERSVGTNGIGTALVTGSPEYVYGPEHLASSLHGWSCAGAPIRDPDTGCLIGCIDVSGTVEALHPAAVALVGAAARLAEAHLEARMRLRDQLLRDRYGRHLAALRGEPGVLATATGRILAAEPAGWSGRRLYVPVPGGPVALPDGRWAMAEPLGEVFLLRPPRGDQGAEPAGPGPENAVRRLLALTLLGEEQPAAWLDGRRLPLSLRHAEILALLALHPRGLNGDRLATHLYGCEGSPVTVRAEIHRLRAQFGDIVQAKPYRLGCDVDADFLAVRRLLDTGEVAAAVRLARGELLPRSDAPGIRAERDELSVLLRRQVLDHGGAESLWAYAQVEPGRDDLEVLERLGDLIPSGDPRRDQLTARIGRLLDEEP; encoded by the coding sequence ATGGCGCGCGCGCTCTCGGCCGTCCGAGACGCGGTCCAGCGAGGGGACGACGACCTGCCGGGCGGGCGGCGGGACGCGTCGGGCCGGCTGGTGCGGCGGAGCATCTCGGAGTCATGGCGGCGGGCGCGGCGCGCGGGGGCCGACCCGGCGACGCCGTGCGCGCCCCGGGTGTACGAGCGCGACGAGCTGGCCGCCGCCCGCGCCCGCCATCCGCTGGACCCGCACCTGCCGATGCTGCGCGACCTGCTCCGGCGCTTCACCGACGAGTCCGAGCACATCATGGTGATCGCCGACGCCGACGCCCACACGCTGTGGAGCGAGGGGGCGCCGGCGGTGTTGCGGGAGGCGGACCAGGTCGGGCTGGTGGAGGGGTTCTGCTGGTCGGAACGCTCGGTCGGCACCAACGGCATAGGCACCGCTCTGGTCACGGGGTCTCCCGAGTACGTCTACGGGCCCGAGCACCTGGCCTCCTCGTTGCACGGCTGGTCCTGCGCCGGCGCCCCCATCAGGGATCCCGACACCGGGTGCCTGATCGGCTGCATCGATGTCAGCGGCACCGTCGAGGCGCTGCATCCCGCGGCGGTCGCCCTGGTGGGCGCCGCCGCCCGGCTCGCCGAGGCGCACCTGGAGGCGCGGATGCGCCTCCGCGACCAGCTGCTGCGCGACCGCTACGGCCGCCATCTGGCGGCGTTGCGCGGCGAGCCGGGCGTGCTGGCCACCGCGACCGGCCGGATCCTGGCGGCCGAGCCCGCGGGCTGGAGCGGGCGGCGGCTGTACGTGCCCGTGCCCGGCGGCCCGGTCGCCCTCCCGGACGGGCGGTGGGCCATGGCCGAACCGCTCGGCGAGGTGTTCCTGCTGCGCCCGCCGCGCGGCGACCAGGGGGCCGAGCCCGCCGGGCCGGGGCCCGAGAACGCGGTGCGCCGGCTGCTCGCGCTGACCCTGCTGGGGGAGGAGCAGCCGGCGGCCTGGCTCGACGGCCGCCGGCTACCGCTGTCGTTGCGGCACGCCGAGATCCTCGCCCTGCTGGCCCTCCACCCGCGCGGGCTGAACGGCGACCGGCTCGCCACGCACCTGTACGGCTGCGAGGGGAGCCCGGTCACGGTGCGGGCCGAGATCCACCGGCTGCGCGCGCAGTTCGGTGACATCGTGCAGGCCAAGCCGTACCGGCTGGGCTGCGACGTCGACGCCGACTTCCTGGCCGTACGGCGGCTGCTGGACACCGGCGAGGTGGCGGCGGCGGTACGGCTGGCGCGCGGCGAGCTGCTGCCCCGGTCCGACGCCCCGGGGATCCGGGCCGAGCGCGACGAGCTGTCGGTGCTGCTGCGCCGGCAGGTGCTGGACCATGGCGGCGCCGAGTCGCTGTGGGCGTACGCGCAGGTCGAGCCGGGCCGGGACGATCTGGAGGTGCTGGAGCGCCTGGGGGATCTCATCCCGTCCGGTGACCCGCGCCGTGACCAGCTCACCGCGCGCATCGGCCGGCTCCTCGACGAGGAGCCCTAG
- a CDS encoding SDR family NAD(P)-dependent oxidoreductase yields the protein MTQFSNMDAGDRVVVVAGAGGPTGHAVVKALVNSGARVVTADRVPHEWDDERVTPTVVDLLDADATRAWADRTAAEHGRVDGLIHLVGGWRGGTSFGDTDLADWAFLHDLLIRTLQHTTLAFYEHLRSAPGGARVAIVSQHAARHPRQNAAAYATGKAASEAWLLAMADAFEGTASAATILVVEALLNDAMRAKRPDADFTGHTHVDDLGRVIAGLWDRPAAELNGTRIDLAE from the coding sequence ATGACGCAGTTCTCGAACATGGACGCCGGCGACCGCGTGGTCGTGGTCGCAGGCGCCGGCGGGCCCACCGGACACGCGGTCGTCAAGGCACTGGTGAACAGTGGCGCCCGGGTCGTCACCGCCGACCGGGTACCCCACGAATGGGACGACGAGCGGGTCACCCCCACCGTGGTGGATCTCCTCGACGCCGACGCCACCCGCGCCTGGGCCGACCGCACCGCCGCCGAGCACGGCCGGGTCGACGGGCTGATCCACCTGGTGGGCGGCTGGCGCGGCGGCACCTCGTTCGGCGACACCGACCTGGCCGACTGGGCGTTCCTGCACGACCTGCTGATCCGCACCCTGCAGCACACCACCCTGGCCTTCTACGAGCACCTGCGGTCGGCGCCCGGCGGCGCCCGGGTCGCGATCGTCTCGCAGCACGCGGCGCGGCACCCCAGGCAGAACGCCGCCGCGTACGCGACGGGCAAGGCGGCGTCGGAGGCGTGGCTGCTGGCCATGGCCGACGCGTTCGAGGGCACCGCGTCGGCGGCCACCATCCTGGTGGTCGAGGCACTGCTGAACGACGCCATGCGCGCCAAGCGGCCGGACGCGGACTTCACCGGTCACACCCATGTCGACGATCTGGGCCGGGTCATCGCCGGCCTGTGGGACCGTCCCGCCGCCGAGCTGAACGGAACGCGCATTGACCTCGCCGAGTGA